The sequence below is a genomic window from Wyeomyia smithii strain HCP4-BCI-WySm-NY-G18 chromosome 1, ASM2978416v1, whole genome shotgun sequence.
CTCATAATCAGATGAATAGCGTCAGGCTCGCTGGGCgtataaatttattgatttaaGCAGGATCAATTTGATCGGTGGTCGTTACTACTGTTTAAGCCTGACTCATTTATAACTCGGAGAtgcggcggcgcggcgtggcgtTAGCGGAAAGAAAATTTCCGATGCAGTCTGCACTGTGGAGGAAATTATTTTGCTTGACTACTGCTTTCGTAGCGAGGTACGAGAGATGAGTAAAGTAATGTATAATGTGGCGAATTCTTGAGCCGAGCCTTCTTCACCTCGGTTTTGTGGTTGAATAAACAATGATTGGGTTGAAGAGAGCGTTCTTCAACCATCCTCAAAAGTTGAAAGGtaaaaattttacagaatgtatgTGCATGTATACATCATATTATTATCCATTTTGTATCCTATTTTTGCTGCTCGCAATAATATTGCAAAACAGTTTTCTATCAACCTAAAATTCCCGTAACATTTCATCCCCCGAATAAACCGGAAGTTACGATCCGAGAATTTTATATTCTACGATTATAACATCCCACCTCTCAACAATGGAACCGACCGTTCTCCTACGCAGCTGCTTCATTTGTAATACAGCATCACAGCGACAGCATTCCTCACATTCCATCGAAGAGTCGCTTCCAGTCTTTACAAGCCAGCGAACGCGGGTGTCCCTCAGCAGCGCTGCCAACCGATGCATGATATCACCTCGTCAGTAGGTACCTACATCTTATTCCACAGCGGCAACTAGTCAACGACCTTCCCTTCCCCGAGCGGGTGTTGCTGGCCGGTCAGTATCATTCTGCAAACGCTAAAGACCCGATGCGGTGCTGGACGCGCCCGGAAGGCGACAGACGCCGAAAGGAACACATTATTTTACACTAACTGACCAGTCAGCTTGCGCCCGAAAAATATCTGAGCACCAGCCGCGTCCGCTGAAAAGAATAAATTACCAATAATGGCCGGTGGCGGTTAGTTTTCTTCGGGAATATTTCTTTTCCTGAAACTACTTTGACTATCCAATTCCAGCTAACAATGGTGACAGCTTTTGGGTTATTTCTTACGTTTGCCTTCAGAAAAATAAACGAGGATAAAGTTTATTGTGGCGAAAAGTTCTCCTCTTTCCGGTAAATTATACTACTGCTAGGTAGTTTCATAAGCCTAACAGCCCAACCGAGTGCGATCAGTGATAAATGAAGCAGCAGGTTTTGTCATGCAAATAcggtttgttttgaaaattaccgaacgaAACCAACTTCTTTATCATGTGCCGTCTTACATAGAGCGGTTATAACGAATTCCACCGGAGTCGACGGACCATCCGAATTCACGTGCATTGGTAAActaataaaattaaaactttaaagGATGGACGGCCGTTAAAATGTTTGATTGATGCAACCATTAGCCAAGAGGACCGAAAACCattttctgaaaataataataaaaaactaaaacagTCTAATCATGTTAAGTGAAAGCATTGCCATTATTCACCTGTCCGAGGCAACGGCAGCTTCGCCCCTAGTGAAGGTTTTAAATCACGAAAACAAAGAAACAACCCGTAACTGAACCAGTCGTCGTTGGTCCAAATTAATTGCGCCGTTTCAATCAAACCGCTCAACCCGGCTGGGCCTCTCGTGTCCTGCTGGGCGAATAAAGCGTACGGCTCCTACGGGGTAATCCACCAAAATTGATAAACAAGAGCGTAAACGAAGCGCGATCCCTTTGATAGAGGACCTAGAGAagcgaaaattttaaaatcgaattACGCGACGGTGGTAGCCACCAAGCATGAAACATCAAacgattgaaaaatgaaaatctttAAATCAAACAGAATGGATGAAAATTCGATTTGAAACTTTCATACTCAATTAAATGtggaatttttcgaaaactgtTTGTGTAATTGTGCACGATGGGTTAGATCAAACGGATAGCCAGTAAATCGAATTTGGAGGATTAACTACTTCTTCTGGCTGATTTCGGTTCGATTTGTCACGGTATGTGAATCGTCTTCGGAAGGTGGAATAACTGCGGCTAACAATGCTTTTGATTATTGGAAGGCTGTTCGGTAACATACTTTCCAGACCCTTGTAAACGTGAATATGCACTGTTATTATTCAATTCACTACGTTCACCGATCTGCATTTATAGCAGCAAATTGTACGACCGTTTCGTTTTTTAGTTGGAAATTAACTTACCCTGCAGCTATAAAACATAGCAACATTGTATTCACAAGAATTTTTAACCTCCTAGAAAGGGTTTGCGATCCATCTaaccaataaattttatttacatATATGGCATAAAAAGTGCTACACCCACCTCCAACCTGACAAAGTCGTATGCAAACTACGAGCAACTTTACCTGTACATTTTTGCAGCATGATGGTGCAGAAATCGATATCAAGCTAGGGAATTGTCGCTTTTGTTATTGTCGCACGACGAGATGCACGTTGTGATGAACAAAAACAGTTTACAAAACACTTCCAACATTTAGTATTGGGAATTTCACTGATTTATCATCGTCCCATTCTATTACGAATCGAACTCTATTATCCGGAGTATCGGTTTTTATTACATTCCGGATAACCACATTACCCATAAAATCCAGTTTGAAATTGACGTACGTGAAATTCTTACTTGTTTGGTATTTTCTTTGTATAATATATAAAATCAGATAGTACTTTTATGAGAAACATAAAACGGGCACATATTAAACATGACGGAAGTGACAAAAAGATAACCATACCGGCGTTACATCTCACAGTGGTTCGCTTATaggtcaaaaattaaaaaaaaacttttttgttttctggttaTCTGGATTTGATGGATCGGTTATAAGCCTGAGAATGCAAAAAAGCTGTTTTTGTTGGCCTattttatgaacagtttatTTTTGAGCACGTGATAAGGGAAGGTGTTTTACACTTGCAAAATCAACTTAAACAGACGCGTTTTTTAACATTGCGTACATATCCGCTGTAGAACAAATTCAGTTGCTTCATCTGTTTATTTTGGACACGAGCCTTGAGAAAACAGGTTTGTTTTGCTATTGCGGTGTTGTTTGGACAGGTATGTGCTAGACTGTAATCATAATAAGTCATAAGAGAGAACGTAGTAATAAAGTCAAAGAGCACTATCATACTTaaattcatgtaaatttttaaaTGTGTTCCGCGCGAGATACTTTCACCAAATTACCACCAAACGACAGATTTAGGACACAAAAAAGATTTGTTAAAGGTTCCAGCTGCATATATTTGCATCTTAGTCGATGACAAGCGGCTAAAGATGGTTACTTTTTCGTTTGTATTTCATACTCTTTACATAGTTTCTTAGAAGGGTTGTAGTACATTcagctcaaatttacaaatttgttcTTAAACAGTTGTCTgtattcgaattttgatatttggtgttgAAATACGGGAGGTTTCTGAGAAAATATCAactatttttaagttattccAGAAGAATAAcgtaaaagaagaaaaatcaaactttgATCGCTTCGAGGGTTCACTTAACGAAACCAAATTGTGCTTAAATTTTGCATAATGACTTTTTTTGAGACGGCAAATCTTTTGAAAGCTGCCATATTTCGCAATTCAATGGTCAAACTTTTCCCTATATTCGAGTAGCACCCTATTATGCATGCAAAATAAGCCACTCGCTCAGCCACAGCCACTCGCTCAGCCTGATCTGTCCGCGCAGTTTCAACAGCTGTGCGGTGTTGTTGAAGCATTGAgcaataaaattgataattttgcTACTAGGCCAAAACCGCCCCCCGCTACACCGTCTCTATGCGACACGCCGGATTGGCCAACAAGACGAAGTGCAAAACGTCGACGAGATGAGCGCGAGCCATCCATCCCGGCTGCTCCAGACTGTGGAACAAAAGAAATAAATTTGAGTGATCTTTCTGTTCCTTCTATTCTCCCGGCTGCCGTTTCGAATAAATTTTGGCTGTATCTTTCGGGTTTAAATCCGCTTGCCTCGAATAATGACATTCAGAAAATTGTTTCTCGCTGCTTGGATGTTCCCGATTCTGTAGAAGTTATACGGCTTGTACCCAAGGACAAAGATGTCACCACACTGTCCTTCGTTTCTTTCAAAGTTAGCTTGGATCCCGAATTGAAGGATCGAGCTCTGAATGCAGCTTCGTGGCCCGCAGGCTTACTATTCCGCGAGTTTATTGACCAACCAAAAAACTCGTACCGACGACTCAGGACGGATGTGATATAGATTTAATGCGTACTTTTGTGGACGGTGGGAACCTTCGGGTTTCCACCAGAGGCGAGTATCTGTCTGTTAGTTCTAACTCTTTTGCACTGAATAATGCTGTGTTGCAGCGTGACGTCATTAATGAAAGCGGAATCCAAATCGCCTACCAGAATGTGCGCGGACTGCGTACAAAAATTGATGAGCTATTTCTGGCTACCCGTGACTGTAATCTTGACATTATAATTCTAACTGAAACTGGCTTGGACGATCGGATCAATTCTAATCAGCTTTTTGGATCATCATTCAACGTGTTTCGTTGTGACCGCAGCTCCCAGAACAGTAACAAATCTAGCTTTGGTGGAGTATTAATTGCGGTGGCACATTGTCATGCTAGCTCATTGATCGAGACGGTGAATGGTAACTGTTTAGAGCAAGTATGTGTTAGCACCACAATAAGAGGAACGAAGCTGCTACTGTGCGGTGTATATATTCCGCCAGACAGAAGTCACAAAGTTGACGTCATCGAGAAGCACATCGCTTCTGTGGGTGAGCTGTACGATAAAAGAGGTGATAACAGTATCGTACTGATCTGTGGCGATTTCAATCAACCTCGACTAGAATGGACTGTCGACTCTGCCGTTATTTCAGCTCATCTCCCTGCAGCTAGTGCTACATTGGTAGACGGCATGGATTTCTACAATTTATGCCAAACAAATCTCCAGCGAAACCATCTAGGGCGCATACTCGACTTAGTGTTTTGTCCATCTGATTGCAGAGTATCGACTGAACGCAGCGTTGTGCCACTGCTTCCTGTCGATCTACACCATCCGCCCCtcactattactttgcctgtcacTTGCAGTAGTGATATAGCTCGTGCACGTGTTGAGGTAGGAAATAGATCGCTAAATTATCGTAGGATAGATTTTGCTGCGCTGTCTGATTATTTATTAAACTTCGATTGGGAGAGTCTGCTAACCTGCACCGATATTGACGAATTGACTCACCGTTTTTGTGATGTAATTGTTCAGTGGTTACATTCTAATCTGCCTTTTGTGAAGCGCCCTAATTCACCTGCTTGGGGAACTCTTTGGTTACGTGAATTGAAACGGCTAAAGAATAGCTCTCAGCGCAAATATCGCCGATTGAAAACTGCGCTTACGAAGTCTGATTTTAAACGTCATAGTGATGAATATCGTCGTTTGAATCGCACACTGTACAGGTCATATGTGCTACGGGTGCAGACCGACCTTCGAAGGAATCCGCGAAACTTTTGGAACTTCGTTAACACCAAAAGGAAATGTTCTTCCGTACCTGTGAATGTACGTTTCGACAATGATGAATCAACATCGGAATCCGAGTCATGTGAGCTGTTTGCAAAGTTCTTCGCTTCCGTTTTTGCTGATGAAGCTGCCTCTGACTCCGAGGCTGAATCAGCGGCATCTGGTGTTCCCCCCGGTTTAGTCGACCTAAGTACCTTTACGATTACGACCGATATGGTATTGGCTgcagcaaaaaaattgaaacggtCATATTCGGCAGGTCCTGATGGAATTCCTGCTGTTGTTTTTAGTCGTTGTGCTACCACTCTTGCTGTTCCGTTATGCCACATTTTTAACAAGTCTTTTACGCAAGGAAAGTTTCCTGCAGTTTGGAAGCAGTCGCTGATGTTTCCCGTTTTAAAATCCGGCGACCGGCAAAACGTTagaaattatcgtggcatcactAGCCTTTCTGCTGGGTCTAAGCTATTCGAGATCATAGTAAGCGGTTATATGCTCTCCTGCACTAAGCACTATATTTCAACCACTCAGCATGGATTTATGCCGGGCCGCTCAGTCTGTACCAATTTGTTGGAGTTCACTTCGTCTTGCATCTCACAGatggaacaaaaagctcaagttGATGCGATATACACCGACCTCAAAGCGGCTTTCGATCGTTTGGACCACTCAATACTCCTGCGTAAAATCTCACGCCTTGGTGCCTCCCACCAGCTCGTTGCATGGTTGAGCTCGTATTTACGAGGAAGAGTTCTACGCGTAAAACTGGGTTCTAGTATTTCATCGCAGTTTACTAACAAGTCAGGAGTTCCCCAAGGAAGTAATATGGGGCCCTTGCTatttgcactttttttcaatGACGTGACACTGCTGCTGGGTGATGGCTGCAAGCTGGTGTATGCAGATGATTTGAAGTTGTTTCTGGAAGTTCGAACTATCGAAGACTGCCGTCGTctacaaaattttttgaatgtatTTACCAGCTGGTGTCGAAAAAACTGGCTTGTGGTTAGTATAACCAAATGCGAAGTTATAACCTTCCATCGTATTTTAAACCCTGTTATCTTCGACTATCGCATCGACGGATTGGAACTAAGGAGGGTTGATCATGTAAGGGATCTAGGTGTTCTTCTTGACACTAAACTTACATTCCACCTACATCACGCAACGATAATTTCGAAAGCTACACGCCAGCTTGGTTTCATATCTAAACTCGCCCGTGATTTTAATGATCCGCACTGCCTAAGAGCGCTTTACTGTTCATTAGTTCGCCCACTAGTCGAGAACTGCAATCTGGTTTGGTTTCCTCACCAACTTACTTGGAACTTGCGGATTGAGCGTATCCAAAAACGCTTCGCCCGAATTGCATTACGTGAGCTCCCCTGGCGTGATCCTGCTAACTTACCTCCGTATCCAGATCGCTGCCGCTTGATCGGAATTGATACACTTGAGCACCGTCGCCGATTGCATCAAGCTGTGTTTATAGCTAAATTACTCCAtggagaaatcgactcaccGAAGCTTTTGTCTCTCGTGAACTTTCGTGCATCACAACGCGCTCTGCGTTCAACTGGATTTCTGCAGACCCCTTTTCATCGCACATCGTTCGGTTATAATGAGCCCGTCACCGCCTGTGTAAGAGCATTTGCTTGTGTTGAGCACTTGTTTGACTTCAACGAATCCGTGAAGAAATTCGTGCAGAAGATTAAAAgaacgaacattttatgaacTTAACTCTAATATTGTAATATTTATTAAGACATTGGTCAGATAAATGgtagaaataaataataataaataataataataataataatggcaatgctagaaaattgaaacaagttggaTGATGGCAGTCCCAGAAAAGTTTGTTATAGTCAAGACACACCCAATTCTGTCgatttcagtagttttcaagagcaacactgtaaaaaaattatttatgaccgcccttgtcatacaattcgaaccactgtgcaTCTGTCCCACCGATAAACCCACGGACGCGACGAGCCACCCCTCTCGCTATTCTTCGACGGCACTCGTTTTGGCAATTCCAGTAGGCCTCATTCTGTGCAATTTTGTCTGGGTGCTagtcttaagcctgtagtacactctttgtctaatggtcaaatatttgaccttctgacataatggtcaaatttatttgacatcatggttgttgtttgcccgtgtttgccccatgttaaaatcggaGAGTTACAAATAATTACccttgaccaaatttttatctgtcaaaaagagacaaatatttgacgctcggtcaaagagtgtactacaggctttactaTTCGTGTTTTCGTGTGTTGTTTTTGACAATTCAAATTCGAAAATATTATCTAAGCTTCAGTGAAAGGAGAAAGGAGAAGAATCATTCTAACCTtcactacaaaagtaaaaactCTCTTGGCCCAGCGGAACACTTCATACATGATGTTGATCTACGGCTATTTGAAAAGCATAAGTGTACCCATTTAACAACCCCAACAATTTGAACCATCGAAAAAAAACCATGCTAGTTCTAGTCCTAGATTTAGTTtgggctcgtagtcggcagcgaggatgaaaaatttgctttagtctATAAGATACTCTAGAGATAAGATTTAGTTGGCTCCGTTTAACATTgtatgtattgtgccgtgtcaaacaaACATATTGTTAAAACAAGTAAAAACTGTTCATGATTCCGATGGACGAGATCCCTCTATTTGGATTGGTCTAACGAAATAAGGCGAGGAACAACAAAccgaatgtaacaaaattaaCGACAGTGTTTACGCCACATTGAGGTTCTCCAATCACACATATGCAGTATTTCTCCCGTAGCGTCCcagcctcaaatgtctaattgaaAACGCCACTATTTTGACCATTAGCTCATTTTACGTCACTTTAGTTTACAGATCCATTTAAGAAGCATACGAAggctctactccgtatgcgaatGACGAACAAACGAATTCACTAGTGACGTTCGCAAAATACACGGCAGTATGtattgttacttgactggagataAGTCTTATTGCTCTTTAAGTTACAAATTTATTACAAGATAGAAAACGTTTCGTTTttacttttaaaacaacaagcaaaCATTAAGCGTGTATGGAGCCGTGGATACATCGTCAATCTCATCAAGCGATAAATCATCAGGGATCTTAAAATAACTGGAAGGAAACTTTCGAACAATGCTGCAACCGCTGATACTTACATTATACATTCTGCAACCATCATTTCGAATCGATCTTCTAGTCAAAATTTAAACGCGTGCGAAATCGGACTTTATTTTAAGTACTTCGTCAACAATTGTCACCATGGACAAATCTTCAGAAAGAAAGGAGAACAAGGAGCGTTATGACTGATTCCCAAGGAGTTTTTTCCCGGGGTAGTAGACCTTCCTACCTACCACCAAACACAATAACCTTTGGTGCTGCCAATAGATTAAAACGTAATCCAGAAGAGTTCTACGATAGCGAAAACGCCTCTTAAACTGTCGAGCGAGCGAATGCCTCAACAGTTGTTCAATTCCAAGCAGCATAGAAAACGATTTTGAGAGTGAGCTGGAAACTACTCTCTCCCTGTTGTCAAGTGGAAGATGTGTGATTGAATGTACGAGAGTTTTATCCAGTTGTCCATGGGATCTCGTcttcctacatgtcccttatatacgttttcctgaaatccatccacgccccagtttagtcctatccccttccgcctacatccaaccaaacgacaagaacacgttaagaccccggatccggaaacaacaatcagacccgcacgatactctcaaggcccgatggaaacaacccaatatgccagtccgtaatatcttggcccagcagcggaacaaatttaatatgctgcttacctatggcaatgaaaaccatcaaacagcaaacctgtgcttttaatgcaaaatattctagctttaagttagatttagtttcaggtcgtagtcggcagcgaggataaaaactttgcttttagttattaagatactttagaaagtaagctaccagatataattggcgccgttaaacattgaattgtatttgtgccgtgtcaaataaactatagatgaagaaaaaaaatgggaTCTCGTCTTGTCAATGAGCAATATGTAGCCCGACACCGTAAAAGCAATAACTATCTTGTCTGATCACTCGTCGTGTCCCGTCAGTGTTCGCGTTTATTGTGATAGTTCTTACGTTAGCGTCGAATCGCATTTAAGCAATATTGGCCCTTTATTTATGTAGGAGCCGTCTCAGGGCCTTTTTGCTCACTACATATGCATAATATTGCCTGCAGCGTTCGAGCCTCATATTATatatggtcgggtttcggggtTTCAGACCCGAGAAAACATGTGAACGTTGAGAATATAGAAAAGAGAAGCAGGTTTAGAGAGAGCAGCATCTAGCAAAACGGGAAACTCGTCTCGTCACGAGATATGAGTTCGGTAATATTGTAGAGAGAGAGGGCGAATAAGGAAGAACGTAAAACATAAAAGatgaagtgttttcctgctatcattCGTGATACCGCATTCTGTGCAACGGTTGGCTTCAGTCATATCTTGCGGACCGTCGCATCGCTGTTAAAATCGGAGACAACCGATCGAAAAAATTTCATGCTGCTTTCGGAATTCCACAAGGTAGTCATCTTGGGCcgttaattttctttttatactTTAATGATGTCAATTGCGTCCTTGACGGTCCCAGGTTAtcttttgctgaagacatgaaaaTATATGCCGAAGTCAGATGCTCAGAAGATGCTCTCAATTTACAACatgagtttgaaaaattttgctaAATGGTGTGATATAAATAGGATGACTTTGAACTCTGATAAATGTTCTGTGATTTCGCTGACCAGGAAAAAGCGGCCTATAATGTTCAACTATCACTTGGGTGCAGTACCAATTAAACGAGAAGGATGCGTGAAGGATTTGGGAGTCTGGATCGATTGTCAACTCACATTCAAGGAGCATATATGCTACACTGTTGCTAAAGCTTCTCGAAATTTAGGACTAATTATGAGAATGGCCAAGAATTTTAAAGACGTGTCCTGTTTAAAAAGCTTATATTGCTCATTAGTCCGCTCGACGCTAGAATACTGTTCGGCAGTGTGGAACCCTCATAACCTCAATGTTGTTAATAGAATCGAGGCAATTCAACGAAGATTTGTTCGTTTCGCTCTTCGTCATCTACCATGGAGTGATCCTCACCAGTTGCCAAGTTACGAAAATCGGGCACAGCTCATCGGTCTCGACTCTTTGCAAATAAGACGGGATCTCTCGCGCGCTATGGTAATTGCCGACACCCTCATGGCGCGAACTGACTGTGCTGTACTTCTGGGTAATATCGACATAAACGTGAATTCCCAAATTGTTCGAAACATCCCTTTTCTACGAGTTCCTTTTCGTCGCACAAACTATGGGGCAAACGGAACTCTCATCGGACTACAACGTGTTTTCAACAGTGTCTCCACCGGATTCGACTATCACCTTCCTCGCACTAGGATTAGAAGTAATTTTTTAAGTATATCGTGAAGCGTCCTGGATGAGgaattctgaaaaaggaatcctaaggaatgccctgtctatggtgcaagcagagccggatttatggggggcccg
It includes:
- the LOC129716712 gene encoding uncharacterized protein LOC129716712 — encoded protein: MRTFVDGGNLRVSTRGEYLSRDVINESGIQIAYQNVRGLRTKIDELFLATRDCNLDIIILTETGLDDRINSNQLFGSSFNVFRCDRSSQNSNKSSFGGVLIAVAHCHASSLIETVNGNCLEQVCVSTTIRGTKLLLCGVYIPPDRSHKVDVIEKHIASVGELYDKRGDNSIVLICGDFNQPRLEWTVDSAVISAHLPAASATLVDGMDFYNLCQTNLQRNHLGRILDLVFCPSDCRVSTERSVVPLLPVDLHHPPLTITLPVTCSSDIARARVEVGNRSLNYRRIDFAALSDYLLNFDWESLLTCTDIDELTHRFCDVIVQWLHSNLPFVKRPNSPAWGTLWLRELKRLKNSSQRKYRRLKTALTKSDFKRHSDEYRRLNRTLYRSYVLRVQTDLRRNPRNFWNFVNTKRKCSSVPVNVRFDNDESTSESESCELFAKFFASVFADEAASDSEAESAASGVPPGLVDLSTFTITTDMVLMEFLLLFLVVVLPLLLFRYATFLTSLLRKESFLQFGSSR